The Primulina huaijiensis isolate GDHJ02 chromosome 17, ASM1229523v2, whole genome shotgun sequence genome window below encodes:
- the LOC140963261 gene encoding cytochrome b561 and DOMON domain-containing protein At3g61750 encodes MEQRVLFRLSQPLKWASLFMILLVSFIQLQSLVVEGAILDDDSSKVLCDMDLSSFLPLPYGSLPNMACKPLWNSYVLRYSQSKNNVITIVLSSIYTGGWVGMGFSKDGMMLNASCMVGWITTEGRGRIKQYHVRGFTPSEIKPDEGQLPLTSVPPYIALNGATIYLAFQLKYNKTLKTQPVLLAFSTRYPHHLHLPIHEDKTTISFDFSSGDADSIVDVSSNFIKDKRTHGILSLMGWGLLLPFGAVFARYLKHKDPLWYYLHVVIQFAGFLFGVAALAVGLALDKKLHASIPTHKGIGVFVFLLTVLQVLAFFSRPSRDSKYRKYWNWYHNWLGRICLFFGAVNVVVGIHLAGAGAAWKIGYGLLVGALLIICIVLETLLRIKWLQERDIPPALSTNSL; translated from the exons ATGGAGCAAAGGGTATTATTCAGGCTATCACAGCCATTGAAATGGGCCTCtttattcatgattttattaGTTAGTTTCATTCAATTACAGAGTCTTGTGGTGGAAGGAGCTATCTTGGATGACGATTCCTCTAAGGTGCTGTGTGACATGGATCTCAGTTCCTTTCTTCCTCTGCCATACGGTAGTCTGCCCAATATGGCTTGCAAACCACTGTGGAATTCTTATGTGCTTAGG TATTCTCAATCCAAGAACAATGTGATCACTATAGTTTTATCAAGCATTTACACTGGCGGATGGGTGGGGATGGGCTTTTCAAAGGATGGAATGATGCTCAATGCTAGCTGTATGGTTGGATGGATAACAACAGAAGGGCGTGGAAGAATAAAACAGTATCATGTACGGGGATTTACCCCCTCAGAAATTAAACCCGATGAAGGCCAACTGCCATTGACCAGTGTTCCGCCCTACATCGCACTTAATGGTGCGACAATATACTTGGCATTCCAGTTGAAGTACAACAAAACTCTCAAAACCCAACCTGTTTTGCTGGCTTTCAGCACGAGATATCCTCACCACCTCCACCTTCCGATCCACGAGGACAAGACGACCATATCATTCGATTTCTCATCAG GTGATGCAGATTCCATTGTTGATGTATCATCTAACTTTATCAAAGATAAGAGAACACACGGCATATTGAGTCTAATGGGATGGGGTCTATTACTCCCTTTTGGAGCAGTTTTTGCTAGATATCTCAAGCATAAAGATCCTTTATGGTATTATCTTCATGTGGTAATTCAGTTCGCAGGATTCTTATTTGGTGTGGCAGCATTGGCTGTTGGATTAGCCCTCGACAAGAAGCTGCATGCTTCCATCCCAACACATAAAGGCATTGGAGTTTTTGTTTTCTTGCTCACGGTTCTCCAG GTTCTTGCATTTTTTTCACGGCCCAGTAGAGATAGCAAGTACCGGAAGTACTGGAATTGGTACCACAACTGGCTTGGGAGAATTTGCCTGTTCTTCGGAGCAGTGAATGTGGTTGTGGGGATACATCTTGCTGGAGCAGGGGCAGCGTGGAAAATTGGCTATGGACTTCTGGTCGGTGCACTGTTGATCATATGTATCGTTCTTGAAACATTGCTAAGGATTAAATGGTTACAGGAACGTGACATCCCTCCGGCCCTTTCTACGAATTCACTATAG